The region TTAATTGATGCTTCCAAGTGGGAAAACGGTAGAGATAGACCAACCGGCGGGCCAACACAGCGGCTGGACCACTTAATTTGATGCCTAAAACGCTCAACACAGCGCCATCGGTGCCCAGGGCCAGCATTTCCCCTAGGGGTTGATAACGACAGGGCAGGAGGGGACGGCCGGTTAAGTTAGCCCAAATGTTCCAAGCACAATAGTCTGCCTGTTGGAATGCCCCCTGGGCCGTGGTGGGAATTAATTGACCGTTGGCATCCCGACCTTCGGCCCCATCCCCCAAGGCAAAAATGTTAGTTTTTCCTTCCACCTGCAGTTGGGCATTGGTTTTAAGCTGACCTTGGTGGTTATGGGGCAGGGCTAAATTACGGATGAGGGGGGAAACGGTGGTGCCCACAGTCCAAAGCACCAAATCCACTGGAATTACATCTTCCTGTTCCCGGAACTGGAGGGTGACATCGGTGGCGGTGATGGCGGTGACGGTGGTTTCCGTATCTACCCAAATGCCCTTGGCGGAGAGACTGGCCTGGGCCTGCTGACGATTGAATTCTGAGGACATGGCTAAAATTTCTTGGCCCCGTTCGATAATGCGGATGCGGCCCCGAGTCCCCAGGCGATCGCCGAGCTTGGCTGCCAATTCCACCCCACTGTAGCCCCCACCGACAATGGCCACCCGGATTTTTTCGGTATCGGACTGTTCCAGCAATTTTAATTTTTGCTTGAGTTTATAGGCATCTTCCAGGGTGCGAAACGATAAACCATAATCCTTTAACCCCGGCAAATTGGGTAGGGGTGTTTGGCCCCCCAGGGCAATGACTAACTGATCAAACGCTAAATTTTCCGAACCCCTGTCCTGGTCATTTAACATCACTTTCTGGCGGTCAAAATCAATGGCCGTCACTTCTGCCTGGCGAAAAACTACCCCTGATTCCGCCAACAGTTCCACAAAGGGGGGAGCAATTTCCCAAGTTTGCATTTCCTCCGTCACCAATTCATAGAGAAAAGGAGCAAACAAAAACCGGTCCCGTTGATCGACGAGGACAATTTCCGGTGGAGTATGCCCTTCCCAGGGCAGTTGACTGAGGCGCAGGGCGGTATAAAGGCCGCCAAATCCTCCCCCTAAAATACAAATCCGTGGTCGAGCGTCCGTCATAATCTCTAGCCAGTGGTGAGGGCTTGTTACGTTTCTTAATCAAATTGCTCCTATTCTAGCCGTTTGAGCATGGCGGCGCGGGCTTGCTGGGCGAGGCGGTCTTCCAGGGGCGCTAACTGTACTTGCTTTTGATACTTTTTCTCCAGGGCTGTGCGGATCAACCAGTCAGCTAAAAAGGGATTTTTCGGCAACAGGGGGCCATGGGAGTAGGTGGCGATCGCCTTTTGGTGGAAGGCCCCTTCAAAACCATCTTCGCCGTTGTTGCCATAGCCGGTTTTAACTTTACCCAGGGGAGCAACCGTTTGGAGGTAGGTACGGCCACCGTGGTTTTCAAAGCCGATCACAATGGGAATTTCCCCGGTCATGGCCTGCAATTCCTGCCGGAGGGGTTCAGCGGTAATTTCAAACACCACGTTCCCAATACACCGTTTCGCTTCGGGTCCTGGATGTTTACTGACCATATCCAGCAGTCCCAAACCCTGAATTCTTTGTCCCAGGGCAGGTTCGTAATAGTGCCCCAGCAGTTGGGGAGAGCCGCAGGTGAAGACTCCGGGAATGCCGCCGTCTAGTTGATTTTTTAGGGCCTCTGCCTTAGCGCCCTGCAAGTCCCGCATGACAATTTCCTGTTGGCGATCCTGGGCCCCGCCCCCCACAATTACGTCGGCTTGGAGAAATAGTGCCGCATCGCTGGTTTGTTCCAAGGGCAGAATTTTCACGGGGATCTGCCGCCATTGACAACGACGTTGGATGCAAATGACATTGCCCCGATCGCCGTAGGTGCTCATGAGTTTGGGATAAAGCCAGCCGATTGTTAATTCCATACTTTATTTAGTGGGACAGATCAATTCCGGGGAGCAAAACAGAGTTTGGTGTAAATCTTGGTGCCACTGACTACAATGGTCGAGAAAATCTTCCCATTTTTCCTAGGCATTTTCGATGTTGCCGTTGATTTTACCCGCTCTCCTTTCCCTTTCCCTCACTGCCCAGCCTTTGAACCCTCACCCCAATCCCATGGTTGCTTCCATTAATTACACTGACCTCAGCTTTGAACAGGCCATTGCCCATAGCCAGGAACTATTGCTAGAAATTGCGGCAAATAACCTCAGTGACCAGGAAATGACCACGGCGATCGCCAATTTGGTGGCCACGGAAAACGGAGCCCGGGGTTTTTTCGTCACTTTTCTCACTGCCCAAAATTTTCCCCTGGCGGATCAACCAGACCCAGCCTTACTGACTGCCCTCAGCTCCTCCCCGGCGATCGTAGGGGAACTGTTGGTGAAAAACCTGGCCATGGCCACTGCGACAGCAATTCTCCATCAAAGAGCGGGGGACGGGGAGGCAGCCCAGGGTTCCCAGCAGGTGGCCCAACGGACTCAGACTTTAATTAATGAACTATCCTTACCAGGCTTGCCAGAAAAATTAACCGAGTTGGAAGAAAGTTTGGACGGATCAGGGCCCTACGAAGCCTTTTTGCAACGGTGGAACTATGACCAAGAACAAAGGGAAGCTATCCGCCAGGCGATCGCCCAGGTTGAATAGTTACCCCAGAAAGTAGGTCGAGGCCAGGGTTAGCACTGCGGAAAGTTATCTTCCCCAACTGATTTATATGATTGGGAAAAATCGGAAAATTTCTCCTTCAGGGGTTGACAATCTCCGGCACAACTGATGTAATGGTAAAAGTCTGAAAAACCTGGGTCTGTAGTTCAATTGGTTAGAGCACCGCCCTGTCACGGCGGAAGTTGCGGGTTCGAGCCCCGTCAGACCCGTTAAAAGAGAGTAATAGCAACCCTTCAACGAGCCTCCCTAAGCTCCCCGACTATTTTGCTTTCGGTTTCCAATCTTTGATATTCCAAGTGGGACGATCCCAGGGAGTTAACTGCACCCCATCCAGGCGATCGCCTACCCCCACAACACTGGCCCGATGCACCAGGGGCACCAGAATATAATCATCCACTAATAAATCGTTCATTTGAATGAATGATTGCTGGCGTTTTTCCGGATCTAACTCGGCCACCGCTGTTTGCCAGAGTTGGTCATATTCTTCGCTACAGTAACGCCCATAATTGTCCCCACTCCATTGGTTCTCTGCGGTGGGAATGGCCTCACAGGTGAAGGTTTGCATATATTTACTCGGATCCGGATTAGTGTTGCCCGTGGTGAACATGGACAAATCCCCCTGAAATCGTTCCAATGTGTCGGGATTGGCCGGATCGCCGGAAAAGAACACACTGGGGTCAATGCTTTTCAGTTCTACCCCCACGCCGATCGCCTGGAGAGTTTGTTTAATGACCTGCTGGGTCTTTTGCCGCAGGGGATTAACGCTAGTTTGGAATACCATTTGCAATTCAATACCATCCTTGTCCCGAATGCCATTGCCGTTGCTGTCCTTCCAGCCCGCCTGGTCGAGTAATTGCTGAGCTTCGGTGGGATTAAATTGGAAACTCGTATTTTGAGAAGCGTACTGCTGGGGCAACAGCAAAACATTGGCTGTAGGTTGGCCAGTCACACCATAAAGTTGTTTGGCAATTAAATCCCGGTCAATGCCTAACGTAATCGCCTTTCTCACTAGGGGATCCTGCAAAAAGGGATGGGGAAACTTCACTGAGGAGCGATCGCCATTGGTGCGGGCAGGGTCCGGGTCACTAAGATTGAAAATCACCCGTTCACTCAAACTGCCTAAATCTGCCACAATTTCCCCTTTGCCGCCCTGGGCCAAGGACTGGAGAATATTGTCCTCCACCTGTAAATTGAGAGCAAAATCCGCATCCCCCGTTTGTAGTACAGCCCGGGCCGCAGAGGTAGCATCTCCCCCACCCTTAATTTCCACCTGTTGAAAGCCAACGTTTTCCCGGTCTCGATAATGGGGATTAACTTCATACAACACCACATCCCCTGGCTTAAAACTGGTGACCCGATAGGGCCCGGTACCAATAGGCAAAAGATTGGCCGGTGCCTGCCGCGCCTTCTCTCCGACAAAATCTTTATAAATATGCTGGGGCAGAATCATCCCTTCACTGCCCACAAAGGGCAAAAACCAAGCGGGGTTGGGTTCCTTAAAGGTTACTTTGACTGTATTTTTATCTAACGCTTCCACCTTGGCGATCGCCTCATAGGTGCCAGTGCTGGTGGCTCCAGTTTTAGGATCACTGAGAAATTTGTAAGTAAACGCCACATCCTCCGCCGAGAAGGGTTGCCCATCAGACCAGAGCACATCAGGCTTTAACTTCCAGGTGACGGACAAACCATCGGTTGCCACACCGCCATTTTCTACGCTGGGAATTTCTGCTGCCAAAAACGGGATTAGGTTGCCTTCGTGGTCAAAACTTGCCAGGGGTTCCAGGGCAATGCGACTAGCTTCCGCATCCTTAAAGCCCGTAGCCAAATGGGGATTTAAAATCGTGGGAGCCTGCCAAGAGAGAATTTTCAGGGTTTCTTGACCATTTTGCTGAGAATTCCCATTACCAACATTGGGGCTACCACAGGCAAAGAGTAATAAGGGCAACAGTCCCCCAATTAGTTTTTGGCAAGAACGAGACTTAACGGCGGCGGGAAGATTTAGCAACACAGGCAACAGGGATAATCAAGGCTTAGATTTCGCTAGATTGTCCCCTGATTAGAGTCTGTTTGCAAAGTTTTGATCTGTGATCTCCGCTATTCCGTTCCAGCTCTACTTGCTTTTCCCCCCTAACGGTCTTGATACCCCATACCATTGGCCTCTGCATAGCGCTCCATGAAACGGATAAAGCGTTCCCAATGATCATTTTTAATCAAATCAAAACTGCACTGGGCACCCCGCAGTTCATCCCCTTCGTCTCCACCAAAAATAAATTTCACTGACGATGGTTCAATTTCCATGGCCCCCTCTTCGTCAGCAAGGCGTAGATGACCGTTAAACCTTTGGGTAAAACTCTGAAACTTTTCGATCGCCTGGAGACGTTCAAAGGTCATCACCACTGTGCGGGCCCCCGTAGTGGCATTGCGGCGGAGGCTGACATTGCTGAGTTCTTCGGGGAGACCAGCAAAAAATTCGATGGTGGGAGTGAGGGTCATCATTATTCACACCGGAATGGGATTTCTTTGATCCTAACAACTTTTACCAGACCCGTTCAGGACAGTTCAACTACGAATGGAAAAGTGGAACATATTTGATCCCGTGTCGGAGTTTACCGACGAAGTGGGGGGGTTTCTCCTGTGGCCCATTATCTCCGCTAGTCTTTGATAAATAGTTCATTGCCAGCCTTGTTTGATCGCCAAGGAAGCCATAGATTAAAAGGGTGTTAATTTTTATCACTTATCGGAACTTTTTCATGGGTGTGCTACTGGCTGTATTGCTATCGGGGATGGTTTGGTTTGCCGCCTTACCAGGCTTTGAACAAATTTTTGCTGGCTCCACACCGGAAAACCTAGGGGTCACGAGCGGACAATTAGCTCCCTGTCCTGACACGCCCAATTGTGTGAACAGTCAAATTAGTGGTGATTCCGTCCACAGCATTGAGCCTCTCCATTACCAAGGGGATTTGGAAAATACCCGTAACCTATTGGTAGAAATTTTAGGGGTAGTACCCGGCACCACCATTGTGGAATCTCAGGATGATTACATTCGGGCTGAAGCCCATAGCCGCCTAATGGGTTTTGTCGATGACCTGGAATTTTATTTCCCTGGCGATCGCCCTACGATTGAAGTCCGTTCCGCATCCCGGTTGGGAGAATCGGATTTGGGGGTTAACCGCCGCCGTTTAGAGCAAATCCGTTTGGCCTTGGCGGATTTAGAGCAAGGTAATTAGAACATTTTCCAAAAACTAATCAGCGCAATTCTCACAGACCCCATGGACGGTAATTTCATAACGTTCCGCCTTTAGGCCCGGTCTGAGTTTACCAAGATCCACTGCCGGTAACTCCTCCCAATCCACATCCTCAATCGCCCCGCAATGACGGCAACAAAAATGATGGTGGGGCTCCACGTTGGCATCGTAGCGACAAACCCCTTCTTCTAATAGAACTTCGCGGATCAAACCCACCGACTGCAGAGCTTTGAGGGAACTGTACACCGTGGCTTGGGAAGAAGTGGGGGCGGCTTGGTTAAGGTCAAATAACAACTGTTCCGCACTGGGATGATCCCGACGTTGGAGTAGATTGGCATAGACCCCGTAGCGCTGGGGCGTAACCCGCAGACCTCGCTCCTTCAGCGTTTGAATAATTTCTTCTCTGGTTAAGGGCATACCGTTCCTCCTGACATCGTCTGCCAACATCGGTGCAGCACGTTTATCTGTTTGCCGTTGATAGGCAAGTCCCGCTGGGCAAACCATCAGCCTTGACTACTACACCAAATAATCCGCACTGTTTCGCTATAGTCTATCTAGCTTAACATTTTCTGGAAAGAGTATTAGATAAGACAATTATAAAAAAAATATTAATTTTTAAGCTTGACTTATTTTTATCTCAGAACTATTCTGAGAAAAGAGGGAAGGCATTGATGACAAATGCTCCATCCCCTCACAAAAATTTAGTCGTTTAGATAGCCAGAGGTAACCATGACCCCCGAACAAGTTCCCAGTGTAGTGTTCAAAACCCGTGTCCGTGACGAATCCGTACCTGGTCCTAATCCCTACCGTTGGGAAGACAAAACCACTGAACAAATCTTTGGTGGCAAAAAGGTTGTGCTTTTCTCCCTGCCCGGTGCCTTCACTCCCACCTGTTCTTCCAATCACTTGCCCCGCTACGAGCAGTTGTTTGAAGAATTCCAAGCTTTGGGAGTAGATGACATCATCTGTCTATCTGTTAACGATGCCTTTGTTATGTTCCAATGGGGCAAACAAATTGGTGCCGACAAAGTCAAACTGCTTCCCGACGGCAACGGTGAATTTACCCGCAAAATGGGCATGCTAGTAGAAAAATCCAACCTGGGCTTTGGCATGCGCTCCTGGCGTTATTCCATGTTTGTCAACGATGGCAAGATTGAAAAAATGTTTATCGAGCCTGAGTTCGGCGACAACTGCCCTGTGGATCCCTTTGAATGTTCCGACGCTGACACTATGTTGGCTTACCTCAAAGGGTCTGAAGCTCCTGGGGTTTCTGAACCCGTTAAAGCCTTTGTCGGCTAAACGGTCTAACGGTCTGAGAGCCTGTTTTAAAAGTCCCCCTGCCCCCCCCATTTGGGGGGAAACTGAATAAAAGTCCTCCAGTATTGCCGGAGCTTTAATGAGTAGGTTGAGGGGAGAGAATAAAACTTTCTAAACACGTTCTGAGCATCTTGGTTAATTACTTGACCAAAACCTGACGAGTTAAAACCAAGCAGTGTTGTCCCCCAGGATGGCACTGTTTTTCGTTCAAGTTTTCCCTACCCAACGCTGCATACACTGCCCGTTTGCTCACTCGACCTGAGACTTTGATGTTTACATACAGTGCATCTAGGTAAACAATGGCATACACCTCCTCTAATGAACGAGATTGCCAGGCTTTAACTTCCTCCGTTACTGAATCTGTCACTTCGCTAATCAAGCTGGCTGACACCTTTGCCCTATACAATTCCTCCAGTTCGGCACTTATGTCCCGAGTACTCATACCCCTGGCATACAACCCCAGAATTTTTTCGTCCGTTGATGTTTGGGCAGGCACTAACACTGGCTCAAAGCTACTTTCCCTGTCTCGAGGGATTGCTATTTCCATTTCACCCTGGTTTGATTGAACTGTTTTCTTTGAATAACCGTTCCGACTATTGCCCTTCCTTCTTCTTTCTGGTTATTCAGATGAGCATTCAGTTCCCCACTCAGGGCTCTCTATCAACCTTTTGGAGTCCTGACTCTCCCAGAATTTCTTCGGGGGTTTTATGCTCTTCTAGCAACTCATCTAGTAACACATCGACGCGATTCGGTTCTTGTTTTTTACGTACCATTGGGGTCTCCTTTTTTTGATTGGATTTTACTTCCCTTACGCAAAATTCTGTTCAGTCCCATTGTTAATGCTGATATCAAAAAGAATTCAAGCCATCCTTCAAAACCTGTTGCATTT is a window of Synechocystis sp. PCC 7338 DNA encoding:
- a CDS encoding NAD(P)/FAD-dependent oxidoreductase, translating into MTDARPRICILGGGFGGLYTALRLSQLPWEGHTPPEIVLVDQRDRFLFAPFLYELVTEEMQTWEIAPPFVELLAESGVVFRQAEVTAIDFDRQKVMLNDQDRGSENLAFDQLVIALGGQTPLPNLPGLKDYGLSFRTLEDAYKLKQKLKLLEQSDTEKIRVAIVGGGYSGVELAAKLGDRLGTRGRIRIIERGQEILAMSSEFNRQQAQASLSAKGIWVDTETTVTAITATDVTLQFREQEDVIPVDLVLWTVGTTVSPLIRNLALPHNHQGQLKTNAQLQVEGKTNIFALGDGAEGRDANGQLIPTTAQGAFQQADYCAWNIWANLTGRPLLPCRYQPLGEMLALGTDGAVLSVLGIKLSGPAAVLARRLVYLYRFPTWKHQLTVGLNWLTRPLGDWLKNEPS
- a CDS encoding type 1 glutamine amidotransferase, which translates into the protein MELTIGWLYPKLMSTYGDRGNVICIQRRCQWRQIPVKILPLEQTSDAALFLQADVIVGGGAQDRQQEIVMRDLQGAKAEALKNQLDGGIPGVFTCGSPQLLGHYYEPALGQRIQGLGLLDMVSKHPGPEAKRCIGNVVFEITAEPLRQELQAMTGEIPIVIGFENHGGRTYLQTVAPLGKVKTGYGNNGEDGFEGAFHQKAIATYSHGPLLPKNPFLADWLIRTALEKKYQKQVQLAPLEDRLAQQARAAMLKRLE
- a CDS encoding peptide ABC transporter substrate-binding protein, whose translation is MLLNLPAAVKSRSCQKLIGGLLPLLLFACGSPNVGNGNSQQNGQETLKILSWQAPTILNPHLATGFKDAEASRIALEPLASFDHEGNLIPFLAAEIPSVENGGVATDGLSVTWKLKPDVLWSDGQPFSAEDVAFTYKFLSDPKTGATSTGTYEAIAKVEALDKNTVKVTFKEPNPAWFLPFVGSEGMILPQHIYKDFVGEKARQAPANLLPIGTGPYRVTSFKPGDVVLYEVNPHYRDRENVGFQQVEIKGGGDATSAARAVLQTGDADFALNLQVEDNILQSLAQGGKGEIVADLGSLSERVIFNLSDPDPARTNGDRSSVKFPHPFLQDPLVRKAITLGIDRDLIAKQLYGVTGQPTANVLLLPQQYASQNTSFQFNPTEAQQLLDQAGWKDSNGNGIRDKDGIELQMVFQTSVNPLRQKTQQVIKQTLQAIGVGVELKSIDPSVFFSGDPANPDTLERFQGDLSMFTTGNTNPDPSKYMQTFTCEAIPTAENQWSGDNYGRYCSEEYDQLWQTAVAELDPEKRQQSFIQMNDLLVDDYILVPLVHRASVVGVGDRLDGVQLTPWDRPTWNIKDWKPKAK
- the psb28 gene encoding photosystem II reaction center protein Psb28 yields the protein MMTLTPTIEFFAGLPEELSNVSLRRNATTGARTVVMTFERLQAIEKFQSFTQRFNGHLRLADEEGAMEIEPSSVKFIFGGDEGDELRGAQCSFDLIKNDHWERFIRFMERYAEANGMGYQDR
- a CDS encoding DUF1499 domain-containing protein; the protein is MGVLLAVLLSGMVWFAALPGFEQIFAGSTPENLGVTSGQLAPCPDTPNCVNSQISGDSVHSIEPLHYQGDLENTRNLLVEILGVVPGTTIVESQDDYIRAEAHSRLMGFVDDLEFYFPGDRPTIEVRSASRLGESDLGVNRRRLEQIRLALADLEQGN
- a CDS encoding Fur family transcriptional regulator; its protein translation is MPLTREEIIQTLKERGLRVTPQRYGVYANLLQRRDHPSAEQLLFDLNQAAPTSSQATVYSSLKALQSVGLIREVLLEEGVCRYDANVEPHHHFCCRHCGAIEDVDWEELPAVDLGKLRPGLKAERYEITVHGVCENCAD
- a CDS encoding peroxiredoxin; translation: MTPEQVPSVVFKTRVRDESVPGPNPYRWEDKTTEQIFGGKKVVLFSLPGAFTPTCSSNHLPRYEQLFEEFQALGVDDIICLSVNDAFVMFQWGKQIGADKVKLLPDGNGEFTRKMGMLVEKSNLGFGMRSWRYSMFVNDGKIEKMFIEPEFGDNCPVDPFECSDADTMLAYLKGSEAPGVSEPVKAFVG